A single genomic interval of Candidatus Gracilibacteria bacterium harbors:
- a CDS encoding ABC transporter ATP-binding protein, with product MKSVISISHLSKKVGKSLLLKDLNLSIKKGEVFGFLGPNGAGKTTTMKCILGIMKPSEGEVKIFGSTIDDIAVRKRIGFMPENTYLYKYLTGDEFLDFNGAFYGLHGEDLQKRKDFILEKVGLLHARNKRLNAYSKGMLQRIGLAQAILHDPELIFLDEPMSGLDPIGRKMVKDLMLELKNEGKTLFFNTHILSDVEAVCDTFAIISVGEIITNMRVDELTEPLEDFFMKQIDESALHVSKLQ from the coding sequence ATGAAATCTGTTATTTCCATTTCTCATCTTTCGAAAAAAGTCGGAAAATCTCTTCTCCTCAAGGATCTCAATCTCTCTATCAAAAAGGGAGAGGTTTTCGGTTTTCTCGGGCCCAATGGTGCTGGAAAAACAACAACGATGAAGTGTATTCTTGGCATCATGAAGCCAAGTGAAGGAGAAGTAAAAATCTTCTGAAGTACTATCGATGATATTGCGGTTCGCAAACGTATCGGATTTATGCCAGAAAATACCTATCTCTACAAATATCTCACGGGGGATGAATTTCTCGACTTCAATGGGGCTTTCTATGGACTCCATGGTGAAGACCTCCAGAAACGAAAAGACTTCATTCTCGAGAAAGTAGGACTTCTCCATGCTCGCAACAAGCGACTCAATGCCTACTCGAAAGGAATGCTCCAGCGTATTGGACTCGCTCAAGCGATTCTCCATGACCCGGAACTTATTTTTCTCGATGAACCGATGAGTGGACTGGATCCTATCGGACGCAAGATGGTGAAAGACTTGATGCTTGAGCTCAAAAATGAAGGAAAAACCCTTTTCTTCAACACACATATCCTCTCCGATGTAGAAGCGGTCTGTGATACTTTTGCTATTATTTCTGTCGGTGAAATCATCACCAATATGCGCGTCGACGAACTCACCGAACCACTCGAAGATTTCTTCATGAAACAGATCGATGAAAGTGCACTCCATGTATCCAAACTCCAATAA
- the mnmA gene encoding tRNA 2-thiouridine(34) synthase MnmA, which yields MTKILVGLSGGVDSAVSAYLLKKEGHEVSCGFMINYLDEENPGNCPTKADLEEARRVAEYLELPFYTFDYREEYEKRIVEYIYREYEAGRTPNPDVFCNNLVKFDIFLEEALALGFSGIATGHYARIMKNSKLKIQNIGTDNLESGILNLELYKGVDPNKDQSYFLSRLSPFQISKAYFPIGHLLKSEVREIAKAVGLPNADRKDSQGLCFIGKVSMKEFLERRIDKKPGNILDTNGKVVGTHEGAFSYTIGQRRGIQVGGGPALFVIGKNIKENTITVGTEAELSLFSKNCTLSDWVGHLPEEGRIYGAKIRYRQEDQKCQITMNNEQGTMNIVFEQNQRAITSGQICVIYDGEIVVGSGIIQ from the coding sequence ATGACTAAAATTCTTGTCTGACTCTCGGGCTGAGTAGACTCAGCTGTATCGGCGTACCTCCTGAAAAAAGAGGGGCATGAGGTGTCGTGTGGATTCATGATCAACTATCTCGACGAGGAAAATCCAGGAAATTGCCCAACCAAGGCCGACCTCGAAGAAGCGAGAAGAGTAGCTGAATACTTGGAACTTCCATTCTATACTTTCGATTATCGGGAGGAATATGAAAAACGCATTGTCGAATATATTTATCGAGAATATGAAGCAGGAAGAACTCCGAATCCTGATGTCTTCTGCAATAATCTCGTGAAGTTCGATATTTTTCTAGAGGAAGCACTCGCACTCGGATTCTCGGGAATCGCCACAGGACACTATGCAAGAATCATGAAAAATTCAAAATTAAAAATTCAAAATATTGGTACAGATAATCTTGAATCTTGAATCTTGAATCTTGAATTATATAAGTGAGTCGATCCAAACAAAGACCAATCCTATTTTCTGTCGCGACTTTCCCCTTTCCAGATTTCGAAAGCCTATTTCCCTATCGGTCACCTTCTGAAATCCGAAGTCCGAGAAATCGCAAAAGCAGTATGACTTCCGAATGCAGACAGAAAAGATAGTCAATGACTCTGTTTTATCGGAAAGGTTTCGATGAAAGAATTTCTCGAACGCCGAATCGACAAAAAGCCTGGAAATATACTCGATACCAATGGAAAAGTAGTTTGAACTCACGAAGGCGCTTTTTCCTATACCATCGGGCAACGTCGTGGTATTCAGGTTGGTGGTGGCCCAGCACTCTTTGTGATTGGGAAAAATATAAAAGAGAATACGATTACCGTCGGAACAGAAGCAGAATTGAGTCTATTTTCGAAAAATTGCACTCTCTCTGATTGGGTCGGACATCTTCCAGAAGAATGAAGAATATATGGTGCAAAAATCAGATACCGACAAGAAGATCAGAAGTGTCAGATAACAATGAACAATGAACAATGAACAATGAACATAGTATTCGAACAGAATCAACGTGCCATCACTTCTGGGCAAATCTGTGTCATCTATGACGGAGAAATCGTTGTAGGAAGCGGAATTATCCAATAA
- a CDS encoding 3'-5' exonuclease, whose product MRICVWDTETTGFPTRGGDIAQQPYIVQFAAIEGDYTDGVYTELERHDIMIKPAISIPFASSQVHGIYDKDVADKLSFSAHADSILRVLNRADIVAGHNIEFDEEILSYELQRIGRKGDYSPMKSICTMRSSTDYCKLQGRGFSFKPPKLAELHKFLFDEWFEGAHNAMVDVEATMRSFVELANRGVITLETNNVMRLF is encoded by the coding sequence ATGCGTATTTGTGTTTGGGATACAGAAACAACCGGATTTCCTACTCGCGGAGGTGATATCGCTCAGCAACCATATATTGTCCAATTTGCCGCTATCGAAGGAGATTATACGGATGGTGTATATACAGAACTCGAACGACATGATATCATGATTAAGCCCGCAATTTCTATTCCTTTTGCTTCATCGCAGGTTCATGGAATCTACGATAAGGATGTGGCAGATAAACTTTCATTTTCTGCACATGCAGATTCAATCCTTCGAGTATTGAATCGTGCAGATATTGTCGCGGGACACAATATCGAATTCGATGAAGAAATTCTCTCCTATGAACTCCAGCGTATTGGACGAAAAGGAGATTATTCTCCGATGAAAAGCATCTGTACGATGCGTTCTTCGACGGATTATTGCAAACTCCAATGACGTGGATTCTCATTCAAGCCACCGAAACTCGCAGAACTGCATAAATTTCTCTTCGATGAATGGTTCGAATGAGCACATAATGCAATGGTCGATGTGGAAGCAACTATGCGTTCCTTCGTCGAACTGGCGAATCGATGAGTGATAACACTTGAGACGAATAACGTGATGCGACTGTTTTAG
- the secY gene encoding preprotein translocase subunit SecY, which yields MITNLKKVWATEHIRKKILVTLGIVAVYKLLSVIPVPGVNVALLEAFTEQLRANTQLAFFGSIMGGGLESFSIILMGLAPYINATIIIQLLAVIIPSLEALKKEGEQGQKKMNNYTRYLTVPLALAQSYGMIYLLNTLIGTGDSSAQIINTSNFWGVVFPAMLFITAGTMILLWLGDIITEAGIGNGSSIIIFAGVLAGVPTHIMNYITAGSYQLLVILTLLTVAVIYIIVKFTEGYRKVPLVYTRTGRDERSYFPIRVNQAGMVPIIFAVALITFPSLIGQILQKRGSGTSATIGEWLATNLSMQNPGWIYIVVYALLVLGFAFFYVSITFNTTEVAESIQKRGGYIPGVRPGRETATFLQQVSDRLNLFGGLFLAIIAVFPYAITKINNDFGIFGSSGTTNIDFLISGSGLIIVVGVILDIIRRIDTDMKSFDYKKFY from the coding sequence ATGATTACAAATCTTAAAAAAGTTTGGGCAACCGAGCATATTCGAAAAAAGATTCTTGTGACTCTTGGAATTGTTGCCGTGTATAAGCTTCTTTCTGTCATTCCAGTTCCTGGGGTGAACGTGGCTCTTCTCGAAGCGTTTACAGAACAACTTCGTGCGAATACACAACTCGCATTTTTTGGTTCTATTATGGGTGGTGGACTTGAGAGCTTCTCGATTATTCTCATGGGTCTCGCACCATACATCAATGCAACTATCATTATCCAACTTCTTGCGGTTATTATTCCATCACTTGAAGCACTCAAGAAAGAAGGAGAACAAGGACAGAAAAAAATGAATAATTACACACGTTATCTCACAGTTCCTCTCGCGCTTGCTCAGAGTTATGGTATGATCTACCTTCTGAATACCCTTATCGGTACAGGAGATTCAAGTGCACAGATTATCAACACAAGCAATTTCTGGGGAGTAGTTTTTCCTGCCATGCTTTTTATTACTGCTGGTACGATGATTCTTCTCTGGCTTGGTGATATCATCACAGAGGCAGGTATCGGAAATGGTTCGTCAATTATCATCTTTGCTGGTGTTCTTGCCGGTGTTCCAACACACATCATGAACTATATCACTGCTGGAAGTTACCAACTTCTCGTTATTCTTACACTTCTTACAGTTGCAGTTATTTATATCATCGTGAAGTTCACTGAAGGATATAGAAAAGTTCCTCTCGTCTATACTCGTACTGGTCGTGATGAACGTTCGTATTTTCCGATTCGTGTGAATCAGGCAGGTATGGTTCCTATTATCTTTGCGGTCGCACTCATCACATTCCCATCGCTTATTGGTCAGATTCTTCAGAAAAGAGGTTCTGGAACATCAGCAACTATCGGTGAATGGCTCGCTACGAACCTTTCTATGCAAAATCCAGGTTGGATATATATTGTCGTCTATGCACTTCTCGTTCTCGGATTTGCATTCTTCTATGTATCTATCACGTTCAATACGACAGAAGTAGCAGAAAGTATCCAAAAGCGTGGTGGTTATATTCCGGGTGTTCGTCCAGGTCGCGAGACAGCAACATTTCTTCAGCAAGTTTCTGATCGTTTGAATCTTTTCTGAGGTTTATTCCTGGCTATCATTGCCGTATTTCCATACGCGATTACGAAAATTAATAATGACTTTGGAATTTTCGGTTCTAGTGGAACAACGAATATTGATTTTCTCATTTCTGGTTCTGGACTTATCATCGTAGTAGGTGTTATTCTCGATATTATTCGCCGTATTGATACCGATATGAAGAGTTTCGATTACAAGAAATTCTACTAA
- the rplO gene encoding 50S ribosomal protein L15: MTNLSTLKPNPGSQTRPRRVARGVGSGIGGTSGRGMNGQNSRTGKGKRYPTFEGGQTRLFMRTPKKRGFTAYAPKEYVTVNLDQIEALALSGVTEVDYAILYERRIVRAKGKLLKVLGRGTLTSKVIVTADAYSEAAKVAIEKAGGTANN; the protein is encoded by the coding sequence ATGACAAATCTCTCTACACTTAAACCAAATCCTGGTTCTCAGACTCGTCCACGTCGCGTGGCTCGTGGTGTTGGTTCTGGAATCGGAGGAACATCTGGTCGTGGTATGAATGGTCAGAACTCTCGTACAGGTAAAGGAAAGCGTTATCCAACATTCGAAGGAGGACAAACTCGTCTCTTCATGCGAACTCCAAAGAAAAGAGGATTTACAGCATATGCTCCAAAAGAATATGTAACTGTGAATCTCGATCAAATCGAAGCTCTTGCTCTCTCCGGAGTGACTGAAGTGGACTACGCAATTCTCTACGAGCGTCGTATCGTTCGTGCGAAGGGAAAGCTTCTCAAGGTTCTCGGACGTGGAACTCTCACTTCAAAAGTAATAGTTACTGCTGATGCTTACTCTGAAGCTGCAAAAGTGGCAATCGAGAAGGCTGGTGGAACTGCAAACAATTAA
- the rpsE gene encoding 30S ribosomal protein S5 has protein sequence MSDIQNQNPETTPETPVEATTTPTTPAEGTSRPRHERSGPRGDRKPRRDGMREEEKEFKEELLAIDRVTRVTAGGRQIRFRASIVIGDGKGRVGLGTGKAGEVQVAIEKAIRDAKKNLITFPIVNGTIPHDVSANYKSSSLFIHPAHPGTGIIAGGSVRKIFAVSGVKDVIAKQHGAPNKITNARVTMSALAALKPLHLVTSFSKKNASEETITSEVAPAKKPAAKKAPAKKKAE, from the coding sequence ATGTCAGATATTCAGAATCAAAATCCTGAGACTACACCAGAAACTCCAGTAGAAGCAACAACTACTCCTACAACTCCTGCTGAAGGAACTTCTCGTCCACGTCACGAACGTTCAGGACCAAGAGGTGACCGCAAGCCACGCCGTGACGGTATGCGTGAAGAGGAGAAGGAATTCAAAGAAGAACTTCTTGCTATCGATCGTGTAACTCGTGTGACTGCCGGTGGTCGTCAGATTCGTTTCCGTGCATCTATCGTTATCGGTGATGGAAAAGGACGTGTTGGTCTCGGTACAGGAAAGGCTGGTGAAGTACAGGTTGCTATCGAAAAGGCAATCCGTGATGCAAAGAAGAATCTCATCACATTCCCAATCGTGAACGGTACTATTCCACACGATGTATCTGCAAACTACAAATCCTCTTCACTCTTCATTCATCCTGCTCATCCAGGTACTGGTATCATCGCTGGTGGTTCAGTTCGAAAGATTTTCGCGGTTTCTGGAGTGAAGGACGTGATCGCAAAACAACACGGTGCTCCAAACAAGATTACGAATGCTCGCGTAACTATGTCTGCACTTGCAGCATTGAAACCTCTTCACCTTGTTACTTCTTTTTCTAAGAAGAATGCATCTGAAGAGACAATAACTTCTGAAGTTGCTCCAGCAAAAAAGCCAGCAGCAAAGAAGGCTCCAGCAAAGAAAAAAGCAGAATAG
- the rplR gene encoding 50S ribosomal protein L18 has translation MLKKTQNRLARAKRVRARMEGTASKPRLSVFRSNTHISVQAIDDASGVTLCAAHDMAVKSGTKSERATAVGSEIAKTMLAKGITECVFDRGGYLYHGRVKSLAEAARAGGLKF, from the coding sequence ATGTTGAAAAAAACTCAAAATCGTCTGGCTCGAGCAAAAAGAGTTCGCGCTCGTATGGAAGGTACTGCTTCAAAGCCACGTCTCTCTGTTTTTCGAAGCAATACACATATTTCTGTACAAGCTATCGATGATGCATCTGGAGTGACTCTCTGCGCTGCACATGATATGGCAGTAAAATCAGGAACAAAATCAGAAAGAGCAACAGCAGTCGGATCTGAAATTGCAAAGACTATGCTTGCAAAAGGTATTACAGAATGTGTATTTGATCGTGGAGGATATCTCTACCACGGACGTGTGAAGTCTCTTGCTGAGGCAGCTCGTGCCGGAGGACTCAAGTTCTAA
- the rplF gene encoding 50S ribosomal protein L6 has product MSRIGKQPVKLPSGVTVEINSTDIIVKGSKGTLSFNILSGVSVKQEGEILTVSIENQEDKQQKAFWGLTRAMIQNMVIGVSEGYSKSLEIVGVGYKFDVKGPRKMELALGFSHKVNVDAPEGITIEADKEEKNKIHLKSHDKQLLGYFAAYVRSLKKPEPYKGKGIRYTGEHIRRKAGKTAGK; this is encoded by the coding sequence ATGTCTCGAATCGGTAAACAACCCGTAAAACTTCCTTCAGGAGTTACCGTAGAAATCAATTCTACAGATATTATCGTAAAGGGTTCTAAAGGAACACTTTCCTTCAATATTCTTTCTGGAGTTTCTGTAAAACAAGAAGGAGAAATCCTTACAGTTTCTATCGAAAATCAAGAAGACAAGCAACAAAAGGCTTTCTGGGGATTGACTCGCGCCATGATCCAAAATATGGTAATCGGAGTATCAGAAGGATATTCTAAATCTCTCGAAATCGTTGGAGTTGGTTACAAGTTCGATGTGAAAGGACCTCGAAAAATGGAGCTCGCCCTCGGTTTTTCTCATAAGGTCAATGTAGATGCGCCAGAAGGAATCACTATCGAAGCGGATAAGGAAGAAAAGAATAAGATTCACCTCAAGTCTCACGATAAGCAACTTCTTGGATACTTCGCTGCATATGTTCGCTCTCTCAAGAAACCTGAACCATACAAAGGAAAGGGTATCCGTTACACTGGTGAACATATCCGTCGCAAGGCTGGTAAGACTGCTGGTAAATAA
- the rpsH gene encoding 30S ribosomal protein S8, giving the protein MIIDPIADLLTRIRNGYLARLGTIEAPYSKLKAEILRILKKNGYIVDFSFSEEKHMFTITLQDVRKTKYIPSFRRISRPGQRIYVKSADVRKSRNGYGIFILSTPRGIVTGYEAHALGVGGELLCEVY; this is encoded by the coding sequence ATGATCATCGATCCAATCGCAGATCTTCTTACTCGCATACGAAATGGTTACCTTGCGCGTCTTGGTACTATAGAAGCTCCTTACTCAAAATTGAAGGCGGAAATTCTTCGAATTCTCAAGAAGAATGGATATATCGTGGATTTCTCTTTCTCAGAAGAGAAACATATGTTTACGATCACTCTTCAAGATGTAAGAAAGACAAAGTACATTCCTTCATTTCGTCGTATTTCTCGCCCTGGTCAGCGAATCTATGTGAAGTCTGCTGATGTGAGAAAGTCTCGCAACGGATATGGAATCTTCATCCTCTCAACTCCACGTGGAATTGTCACTGGATATGAAGCTCATGCTCTCGGTGTTGGTGGTGAACTTCTCTGTGAGGTCTACTAA
- a CDS encoding type Z 30S ribosomal protein S14 — MARTAIVHKCQTAQDEAARAHALGKKPRFSTRLYHRCSHCGRSYGYIGKFDLCRICIREKANAGELMGVRKSSW, encoded by the coding sequence ATGGCTCGTACAGCAATCGTACATAAATGTCAGACAGCTCAAGATGAAGCTGCTCGCGCTCACGCACTCGGTAAGAAACCTCGTTTCTCAACGCGTCTCTATCACCGTTGTTCTCACTGTGGACGTTCTTATGGTTACATCGGAAAGTTCGACCTCTGTCGTATCTGTATTCGTGAGAAAGCAAATGCTGGAGAGCTTATGGGTGTTCGCAAATCAAGCTGGTAA
- the rplE gene encoding 50S ribosomal protein L5: MSYKEQYLNTILPELAKELGIDNPMQVPRIEKIVLNMGIGSYVAAGNKDFSSLKNDLALITGQLPRVNHARIAISNFKLRAGMPVGMMVTLRGDRMFDFLEKLIAIVLPRVRDFRGISGRGFDQAGNFNFGIKEHTIFPEVPQLDVVKPHGLQITVKFKTQSAEHSKALLNKLGFPFTK; this comes from the coding sequence ATGTCTTACAAAGAACAGTACCTCAATACTATCCTTCCTGAGCTCGCAAAAGAACTCGGAATCGATAATCCAATGCAAGTTCCTCGTATCGAGAAAATCGTTCTCAATATGGGTATCGGTAGCTATGTCGCTGCTGGAAACAAGGACTTCTCTAGTCTCAAGAATGATCTTGCACTCATCACTGGTCAACTTCCTCGTGTGAACCACGCTCGTATAGCAATCTCGAACTTCAAGCTCCGTGCTGGAATGCCTGTTGGTATGATGGTTACACTTCGTGGAGATCGCATGTTTGACTTCCTTGAGAAGCTCATCGCTATCGTTCTTCCTCGTGTTCGTGACTTCCGTGGTATTTCTGGACGTGGTTTCGACCAGGCTGGAAACTTCAACTTCGGTATCAAGGAACATACTATCTTCCCAGAAGTTCCTCAACTTGATGTAGTAAAACCTCATGGACTTCAGATTACTGTCAAATTCAAGACTCAATCTGCAGAACATTCAAAGGCTCTTCTTAATAAACTTGGTTTTCCATTTACGAAATAA
- the rplX gene encoding 50S ribosomal protein L24, with product MKIHTDDQVIVISGKDKGKKAKVLRSFPEEKKVLVEGVGIVTRHMKRQGTTPGQKVSFEKPIDVSNVMLLDPKTGEPTRVGYKMENGKKVGRVAKKSGTLL from the coding sequence ATGAAAATTCACACAGATGATCAGGTCATCGTCATTTCCGGAAAAGATAAGGGCAAGAAGGCAAAAGTTCTTCGCTCATTTCCAGAAGAGAAGAAAGTTCTCGTCGAAGGTGTCGGTATCGTAACGCGTCACATGAAGCGTCAAGGTACAACTCCTGGACAGAAGGTTTCTTTCGAAAAGCCTATCGATGTATCAAACGTTATGCTTCTTGATCCAAAAACAGGTGAACCAACACGTGTTGGATACAAGATGGAAAATGGAAAAAAAGTCGGTCGTGTTGCTAAAAAGTCTGGAACTCTCCTCTAA
- the rplN gene encoding 50S ribosomal protein L14 codes for MIQTESRLVVVDNTGAKEALCIKVLKGSKRRYASVGDIIVVSIKKALPNGNIKKKTVCKAVVVRVAKEVRRDDGSYVRSDDNACVIIDDKLEPKGTRIFGPVFRELKARGYQKIISLAPEVV; via the coding sequence ATGATTCAGACAGAAAGCAGACTCGTTGTCGTTGATAACACTGGTGCTAAGGAAGCACTTTGTATCAAGGTACTCAAGGGTTCAAAACGCCGCTACGCAAGTGTTGGTGACATCATCGTTGTTTCTATCAAGAAGGCACTTCCAAATGGAAACATCAAGAAGAAAACTGTATGTAAGGCTGTCGTTGTACGCGTTGCAAAGGAAGTTCGTCGTGACGATGGTTCATACGTTCGCTCTGATGATAACGCTTGTGTTATTATCGATGACAAGCTCGAACCAAAGGGAACTCGTATTTTTGGACCAGTATTCCGTGAGCTCAAGGCTCGTGGATACCAAAAGATTATTTCTCTTGCTCCAGAAGTTGTATAA
- the rpsQ gene encoding 30S ribosomal protein S17 — protein sequence MRTKTGVVTSTKMQKTIVVTVDTYKTHPKYKKRYKSSVKFYAHDENGLAKLGDTVTVIETRPLSRLKRWSLVEDSIISHSAE from the coding sequence ATGCGTACAAAGACTTGAGTTGTTACAAGTACTAAAATGCAAAAAACTATCGTTGTTACGGTAGATACTTATAAAACACATCCAAAGTATAAGAAGCGTTATAAATCTTCTGTGAAGTTTTACGCTCACGATGAGAACGGACTCGCAAAACTCGGTGACACTGTCACTGTGATTGAGACTCGTCCTCTCTCTCGTCTCAAGCGTTGGTCTCTCGTAGAGGATTCTATTATCTCTCATTCTGCTGAATAA
- the rpmC gene encoding 50S ribosomal protein L29: MAKAKKTSSTETKDLHTLREMDRAGLLSELQSARKDLFVLEMKHSLGELKQAHLLKKSRKYIAQISTVLTSAL; this comes from the coding sequence ATGGCAAAGGCGAAGAAAACATCATCAACTGAAACAAAAGACCTTCATACTCTTCGTGAGATGGATCGTGCTGGACTTCTTTCAGAGCTCCAATCTGCACGCAAGGATCTTTTCGTTCTCGAAATGAAACATTCCCTCGGTGAACTCAAGCAAGCTCACCTTCTCAAGAAGTCTCGTAAGTATATTGCTCAGATTTCGACTGTCCTCACTTCAGCTCTCTAA
- the rplP gene encoding 50S ribosomal protein L16, which translates to MLQPSRTKYRKAHRGVIKGLATRGSDVSFGEYALKVTESGYLTSRQIESARKAIVRFLKKGGQLWIRVFPDKPYTKKPLEVPMGGGKGGVEMYRAPVKPGRIIFEIGDISPEVAKEAFTLASYKLPLKTKILLSRNEM; encoded by the coding sequence ATGCTACAACCGAGCAGAACAAAATATCGTAAGGCACACCGTGGTGTCATCAAAGGTCTCGCAACTCGCGGTTCCGACGTATCTTTTGGTGAATACGCCCTCAAGGTTACCGAATCTGGATACCTCACTTCTCGTCAAATCGAGAGTGCTCGTAAAGCTATCGTCCGCTTCCTCAAGAAGGGTGGACAGCTCTGGATTCGCGTTTTCCCAGACAAACCATATACCAAGAAACCTCTCGAGGTTCCAATGGGTGGTGGTAAAGGTGGTGTCGAAATGTACAGAGCTCCAGTAAAACCTGGTCGTATTATCTTCGAAATTGGAGATATATCACCAGAAGTTGCTAAGGAGGCTTTTACGCTCGCTTCTTACAAGCTTCCTCTCAAAACTAAGATTCTTCTCTCTCGAAACGAGATGTAA
- the rpsC gene encoding 30S ribosomal protein S3: protein MGHKVSPLAFRIGYIKTWRSTGYYDKKSYAHHVANDVAIRALVTKHFKNLPVANIFINHMGENVLSIVSFTSRPALLLGTNDENINALKTNLATRFPGYTFNLEVKEVKKPELSAQIVADSIARQIEKKMPYRRVIKNAIAKTMEKGGLGIKVKLGGRLNGAEIARRETYKDGSIPTQTIRADVDFAYERAETPAGTIGLKVWIYKGDVFKK from the coding sequence ATGTGACATAAGGTTTCCCCTCTCGCATTTCGCATCGGATATATCAAGACTTGGCGTTCAACAGGGTACTATGATAAAAAGTCATATGCTCACCATGTTGCCAATGATGTTGCTATCCGAGCACTCGTTACGAAGCATTTCAAAAATCTTCCAGTAGCAAACATTTTCATTAATCATATGGGTGAGAATGTGCTCTCCATCGTGTCATTCACTTCACGACCAGCACTTCTTCTCGGAACAAACGATGAAAACATCAATGCTCTCAAGACAAATCTTGCTACTCGTTTTCCTGGATATACATTCAATCTTGAAGTGAAGGAAGTAAAGAAACCAGAACTTTCTGCTCAGATTGTTGCTGATTCTATCGCTCGCCAGATCGAAAAGAAAATGCCATACCGCCGAGTTATCAAGAATGCAATCGCAAAAACTATGGAAAAGGGTGGTCTTGGTATCAAGGTAAAACTTGGAGGTCGCTTGAACGGTGCTGAAATCGCTCGTCGAGAGACATACAAGGATGGAAGTATCCCAACTCAAACAATTCGTGCTGATGTTGACTTCGCTTACGAGCGAGCTGAAACTCCAGCTGGTACAATCGGACTCAAGGTCTGGATCTATAAAGGTGACGTTTTCAAGAAATAA
- the rplV gene encoding 50S ribosomal protein L22: MKASVKNVRISPKKLNVIAYIIRNMTAKDALDTLKFMPKKGADIMYKVVASAVANAEHNDSQAASELVISSVSVSQGLVYRRINPISRGRAHRILKRTSHVDLSLSVK; encoded by the coding sequence ATGAAAGCTTCAGTAAAAAACGTTCGAATTTCTCCAAAGAAACTCAATGTCATCGCCTACATCATCAGAAATATGACTGCTAAGGATGCACTTGATACACTCAAGTTCATGCCAAAGAAAGGAGCTGATATCATGTATAAAGTCGTTGCAAGTGCTGTTGCAAATGCAGAACACAATGATTCTCAAGCTGCTTCAGAGCTCGTTATCTCTTCTGTAAGTGTGAGCCAAGGTCTCGTCTATCGTCGTATCAACCCGATTTCTCGTGGACGTGCTCACCGCATTCTGAAGCGTACTTCACATGTTGATCTCTCTCTTTCTGTAAAATAA
- the rpsS gene encoding 30S ribosomal protein S19, whose product MTRSLKKGPYVDLRVMKKVEALNTSGKKSVIKTWSRSCTIAPEFVGHTFGVHNGKQHIPVFVTEDMVGHKLGEFSFTRRFMAHSGNK is encoded by the coding sequence ATGACTCGCAGTCTTAAAAAATGACCTTACGTTGACCTTCGTGTCATGAAGAAAGTCGAAGCACTCAATACAAGCGGAAAAAAGTCTGTTATCAAGACTTGGTCACGTTCTTGTACGATTGCTCCGGAGTTCGTTGGTCACACATTCGGTGTTCATAATGGAAAACAACATATTCCAGTATTTGTCACTGAAGATATGGTTGGTCACAAACTCGGTGAATTCTCATTTACTCGCCGATTCATGGCTCACTCTGGTAACAAGTAG